CAAAATAATCTCATGCCACCAAGATTAGTTAGTTTTGTACATAGAATCCAACTCTCCTCTAATATCATCTATTATGAGTAGTAAATAGCTTTAGTAGATATGAATTTGGTCTTGGATATTAATCTCTCTAGGCCAATCAAGACTCTATCAATcaccaaaaggaaaaaaaaaaatgtgaatatGGACTTTTTTGGTTGTTGGAATCCTTTATATTTCTACAGTACAAGGTATCTATTCATATAATAAGATGTGATATTTTGCCCTGCTTAAAATACCAAATAACCATTGAATTTACATCCCCAATAAGggtattttttatgtttgacaTTGCTTGTTCATATTGTTCATGAACTACTTTTTAGGTATCCAAGTTATAATTTACTAGTGTATTAATATGtgtgtttattaattttttttatataaattaaatacgtATGATAATTATAACCAAGAAGTTTTGGGTTTGAGTTTTAGAAATACCAAAAGTATGCTTTTTATAGGTTAATCAAGATGGTAAATGTCTAATATTTTAACAAATGaattttgagtttaaatttaaagtatattttttataggttatatataatatttgaagAAAATTTGCATAATAATTCTTTTATATTCCATTAATCCCATTTATATTTAGTAGATTATGATgcctattatttatttttttattaaatgtatgtattaataataaatataagcaAAGCTAAAAtgagaaatattttattttagaattaggtataaattttaaaaatgaaaatttatttatttatcctcGTTTCTGTACTCATGGTAAGAATGgggtataaaataataattttaataactaattttaatatatagataATATAGTTGTGATGTCGGGCAAATTTTATAGTGTATCCAATAGTGCTGGAATTAGTCATTAAATTACATTAGTGTGTCAGAGAATTTATGATTATGGTGGTTTTGGGTGTTTCTTACCTCGATAACCTCCCAATGGGTCTGCTTCTTAAATTGGGTGGCTTATGATTTTTACTTATAgaaaatgtttaattatttaaggTTTGCCgaaattataattagattttatatttttttatattattttaattttataattaaatattttatattaaaatattaaaattaataaaatattctttttaaaaaatatataattcaaaatataattagtGTGAGAAATAAAGTCTATCCAAAGTAGAGAAcaatgaagaaagaagaagaaaatgaatgtTAACTATTACTATCTCACATctacagtaaattaaagagtttTATTTATACATGAACTCTAGAAGCTACTAACTCTAGTTTCAAAAGTAACTAATGtggttaattattttcttttatatatgcTATTATCCCCCCACAAACTCATGGTGGTTTGAATGTCAACCTGAGTTTGCTTTTAAACTTGTCAAAGCTGGCTAATGACAGAGGCTTTATTAACACATCTGCCACTTGTTCAGTTGATGGAATATGTGTGACAGCGAGCCTTTGATCACCTTGTCCCGAACAAAGTAGAGATCTAACTCAAAGTGTTTAGTCCGATTATGTAGGATTGGATTATATACAAGTAGCACAGCTAAAATATTGTCACAAAATACAGTGGGGGAAGCTGGGCAAGGCCGATGCAATTCAGCCAGAAGATTTTGAATCCAAATGAGTTCCATGAACACTGCTGCCAGGGCTCTATATTCAGCCTCAGTTGAGCTTCGACTGACCGTGGGTTGTTTGCTGCTTTTCCAAGACACCAGATTTGAATCATAGTACACACAAAATTCAGTTGTAGATTTTCTATCATCAAGATCACTTGTCCAATCTGAGTCTGAAAAAGCAGAAAAACGTAAATCAGTGCATCTATGAAATTGCAATTTGAGCTCAGCAGTACCTACCAAGTATCTCAGGACTCGTTTAACTGCAACCCAATATTCTTGGCAGGGGTTGGACATAAATTGACTCAGTTTGTTCACTGAAAAACTGATATCAGGTCGTGTAATTGTTGCATACTGCAACCCGCCCATTATGGAGGGATATAAAGTTGGATTTTCAAAAGGAGTTCCAGCATTGGCAATCAATCTAAGAGAGCTTATCATTGGAGTCATACTTGGTTTGGATTCATTCATACCAGCACGTGTTAGAAGGTTATGTATATATTTAGTTTGGTTCAAAGAAATTAAGGAAGAGGAATGTGTTATAACTTCTATACCTAAGAAAAAGTTGAGCTCACCTAAatctttcaataaaaaggtAAAATGAAGTTTGCTAAGAACAGTTTTTATTTCAGATTCGTTATCTCCAGTGACAAgcatatcatcaacataaataaGAACATAAATAGTAAAATTAGAAGTATATCTAGTAAACAGGGAAGGATCAGATTTTGTTACTGTAAAGCCAAAAGATTGAAGGGTGGAAGTAATTGTTAAGTACCAAGCCCTTGGGGCTTGTTTAAGGCCAAAGATGGCTTTATTTAATTTGCATACAAGTTTAGGATTAGAGTGACAGAAACCTGGAGGTTGGGACATAAACACAGTTTCATGAAGAGTTCCATTTAAAAATGCATTGTGAAAATCATATTGTTGAATTGTCCAACCTTTTGATAAAGCAATGGTTAAAACCATCCTAATTATAACTGGTTTTATAACAGGTGAAAAAATTTGATCAAAATCAATTCCAGCAGTTTGAAGAAAACCTTTTGCAACCAACCTAGCTTTATGTCTTATGATCTCACCTTTTGCATTCTTTTTAACAGTAAATATCCACTTACAACCAactactttttcatttttaggtAATTCAACTAAGGACCATGTATCATGATATAATAATGCTTTATATTCTGTGAGCATAGCATCTCTCCATAAGGGATTGTGGAGAGCACTTTGAATACTTTTAGgcaataaatcaaaattagaaGAGACTGAGAATTTTGCTACCTAAAGAGCTTTTGGAGTTCTATTACCTGTCTTGGACCTTGTCTGCATTGGATGAATATTTTCTGAAAGAGTGGTTGTAGATGGGGGGTTTGAGGAAAAAGGCAAATCAATGTGAGTAGAAGTAATCGATATGAGATCTTGGGTAGAAGTTGCTGTCCCATTAGCCTGTGAAGCTGTCTGCATTGGATGTATTTGTTCATGTTCCTCACTATGATATGTATCACCAGAATTGATGTTGGGCATTGAAGatgaaggatcaacagaagagGGATGAATGGATGCAATCTGAGGTAAAAAATCTAAAGCAGTAGCATTGCTAGTGCAAGTTTCattaatagtaatagaaaaaaaagagtgaGATGAAAATTGATGTTCATGAAACACTACATTTCTAGAGACAATTATTTTTCCACCTATATCCTTTTTGATTCAAAGCATAACCTAAAAATAAACAGGGTTTAGATCTGTATTCCAATTTATGAGCAGTGTATGGTCTCGTGTGAGGAAAACATAAACATCCAAAGATTTTCAAGAAAGTATAATCAGGTTTATGATGATATAATAGTTCAAAAGGTGATTTATAACCTGTAACAGATGAAGGCATGCGATTTATCAAATATACCAAGGTTGCAAAAGCCTCATTCCATAGAGTTAAAGGAAGTGTAGCAGTAGATAATAAAGCTAAAGCAGTTTCGACTATATGCCTATTTTTTCTTTCTGCTAATCCATTCTGTTGAGGGGTATGGGGACAAGTGAGTCTATGAATAATTCCTTCTTGTtgtaaaaattcaataaatgtgTGAGATAGATATTCTCTAGCATTATCAGTTTGAAGTGCTTTAATAGAGTATCCTAACTGTTTTTCCATCTGGGTTTTGTACAatttaaaaacactaaaaacttGTGACttgtttgttaaaaaatatattgtagTGTGTCTTGAATACACATCAATGAATGAAGCATAATATCTAACACCTGTATGAGCAGTGATTGGGGATGGCCCCCAAATATCAGAAACAATCAATGATAAAGGACAATCATAAGTAGTATTAGATGGAGAGTAAGGTAACCTATGAGATTTTGCTAAGCAGCAATGTTCACATACACTAGAATCAGAAGCATTTTTATTATTCAGAGGTAACGAACAATTAGTTACAATAGACTTTACAATTGGTAAGGCTGGATGACCAAATCTTTTGTGGTAAACATCCAATGTCAAGGTTTGAGCAACAAAaatttgagtattaaattgTCTAAAGTCTGATTTAGGAAGAGTCACTTTTTCAAAACGATACATTCCATTAATTGCTGTGCCTTGGAGAAACACTTCCTTGGTAGCCTAAGATTTCACAAAACAAACATCAGCCCAAAACGAAAAATACACATTGTTATCTCTAGCAAATTTGGATACACTAACAAGATTATGTGCAATTGAGGGAACATACAGTAAATCAtacaaataatatcttttatctGTTGGTTTATGATGCAAATATGAATTACCAATATGCTGAATTTTAATACCTGAACCATTACCAATATAAACTTGATCTTGTCCATGATATTCTTGTGCTTGTTGTAGATTTGACAGATCAGGAGTACAGTGATGAGAAGCGCCAGAATCAGCATACCAAGATGGATCAGCAATTGTAGCAGGTGTAGCAAGCATTGCTTTGGGATTATGGAATGAGGGAGGTGGAGGGAGTGCATTGTGCATCGAAGAGGTgggtgaattttgttgtgcatgTTGAAATTGTTGGTCAAATCTAAAATAATAGTAACTAGCAATATGCCCCCAACTTGCCACAAATTTGACATTGTGGCCGATTTGAGTTCCAAGAACCTCTTCCTCCACGATTTATTCTTCCTCCACGCCCTCGTCGACCATAAGTGCCTTTATTAGGTGTAGGCGGTGTGTTTCTTGCATAGGCAGAATCAAAATTAGTCTGAGTAGAAGGTTGGGATTGAGTAAAATTGACCTGTATCATTGAGGGTTCTGGTTTCTTGAACCTCTCCACAATGTCTTCTTGAGCCATCAAGAGAGCTTCAAGGTCTGGAATGGAATAGGGTGGATCTTTGGCAGTGACATATGTCAAGAATGACTGATAATCTTCATTTAATCCATCTAAAATGATATTGGTGTATTCTGCATCAGTTAGAGGAGCTCCAACAGTGACGAGTGCATCCAccactttttttatttgaagaagATAATCTGATGCTGGACCAGTCTTCTTGATCCATTTCAATTGCAGTTGAAGTTGCCTAATACGAGCTTTTGTTTGTGATGCAAAGTGGGTGTGAAGTCGGCTCCAAATGT
The Arachis duranensis cultivar V14167 chromosome 5, aradu.V14167.gnm2.J7QH, whole genome shotgun sequence genome window above contains:
- the LOC107487032 gene encoding uncharacterized protein LOC107487032, whose translation is MEPEIINNNPSSAAAATQASPSASILKPLSVSLPEKLNDDNFLTWRHSAILTISGQELQDHLDQQKIPTRYASAADEKAQNETKTYKEWRLDDYNVSSWLYSFLDPSFKHRVLGCIFAHDIWSRLHTHFASQTKARIRQLQLQLKWIKKTGPASDYLLQIKKVVDALVTVGAPLTDAEYTNIILDGLNEDYQSFLTYVTAKDPPYSIPDLEALLMAQEDIVERFKKPEPSMIQVNFTQSQPSTQTNFDSAYARNTPPTPNKGTYGRRGRGGRINRGGRGSWNSNRPQCQICGKLGAYC